A genome region from Schistocerca americana isolate TAMUIC-IGC-003095 chromosome 1, iqSchAmer2.1, whole genome shotgun sequence includes the following:
- the LOC124594085 gene encoding formin-like protein 6 → MSLAQPAARLPPRATSAAGCRASFLRPAGNTPPPPTLPPLQPAARSAPRPPPPPSSGPAAWPRARRLSFCARLAFPAVPRRTAQIDSRAPSNRSAGAAPPPRTTVRHPCSALLSRPRPQRTARASRSVLCAGSTAPAAVFYVGRPSATFLHQPLTQQNSRRAKNCDFTS, encoded by the coding sequence ATGAGTCTGGCGCAGCCGGCCGCCCGCCTGCCGCCGCGGGCGACGTCCGCCGCGGGCTGCCGGGCCAGCTTTCTGCGCCCCGCTGGAAACACCCCGCCTCCGCCAACGCTCCCGCCCCTCCAGCCCGCTGCCCGCTCCGCACCCCGCCCTCCACCACCACCCAGCAGCGGGCCCGCGGCGTGGCCCCGGGCACGCCGCCTCTCATTCTGCGCCCGACTTGCCTTTCCCGCTGTGCCGCGCCGCACCGCGCAGATCGATAGCCGCGCGCCCAGTAATCGCTCAGCCGGAGCAGCGCCGCCGCCGCGAACGACCGTCCGTCATCCCTGCTCAGCTCTGCTCAGCAGGCCGCGACCGCAGCGGACTGCACGCGCCTCTCGCTCCGTCCTCTGCGCAGGCAGCACCGCGCCAGCAGCAGTGTTCTACGTTGGCCGTCCATCAGCTACGTTTTTGCATCAGCCGCTGACACAACAAAACTCGAGGAGAGCAAAAAATTGTGATTTCACGTCGTAA